The Drosophila innubila isolate TH190305 chromosome 3R unlocalized genomic scaffold, UK_Dinn_1.0 2_E_3R, whole genome shotgun sequence genome has a segment encoding these proteins:
- the LOC117791588 gene encoding ATP-dependent RNA helicase abstrakt, with protein MGPPIKRYRRSSKSSDDEEQDDSYVPYVPVKERKKQHMVKLGRIVQLATETTQPKSSSENENDDDTQGAQDAETWGRKYNISLLDQHTELKKIAEAKKLSAVEKQLREEEKIMESIAQQKALMGVAELAKGIQYEEPIKTSWRPPRYIEAMSEEKRQAIRKQLRILVEGENPSPPICSFREMKFHKAILNGLAAKGIKKPTPIQIQGLPTVLAGRDLIGIAFTGSGKTLVFVLPVVMFALEQEYKLPFERNEGPYGLIICPSRELAKQTHEIIQHYSKHLQMCGMPEIRSCLAMGGLPVSEALDVISRGVHIVVATPGRLMDMLDKKILTLDMCRYLCMDEADRMIDMGFEEDVRTIFSFFKGQRQTLLFSATMPKKIQNFARSALVKPVTINVGRAGAASMNVTQQVEYVKQEAKVVYLLDVLQKTAPPVLIFAEKKQDVDCIHEYLLLKGVEAVAIHGGKDQEERSRAVDAYRKGEKDVLVATDVASKGLDFPNVQHVINYDMPDDIENYVHRIGRTGRSNTKGLATTLINKITEQSVLLDLKHLLLEAKQEVPEFLDELAPEAEHQHLDLGDSHGCSYCGGLGHRITECPKLEAVQSKQASNIGRRDYLSNTAADY; from the coding sequence atgggGCCACCTATTAAACGCTATAGGCGTTCCTCGAAATCATCCGATGATGAGGAGCAAGATGACAGCTATGTACCCTACGTACCGGTCAAGGAACGCAAGAAACAGCATATGGTGAAACTGGGCCGCATCGTTCAATTGGCAACAGAGACAACACAACCAAAGTCGTCCagtgagaatgagaatgacgACGACACACAAGGAGCCCAGGATGCAGAGACTTGGGGCCGCAAATATAACATTAGTTTACTGGATCAACACACAGAACTCAAGAAAATTGCTGAAGCCAAAAAGCTGAGCGCCGTGGAGAAACAGCTGCGAGAGGAAGAGAAAATCATGGAGAGCATCGCCCAACAAAAGGCGCTGATGGGTGTCGCGGAGTTGGCTAAAGGCATACAGTATGAAGAGCCCATTAAGACCTCATGGCGACCGCCTCGTTACATTGAAGCAATGTCCGAGGAGAAACGCCAAGCTATACGAAAGCAACTAcgaattttggttgagggcgAGAATCCTAGTCCGCCAATATGTAGCTTTCGTGAGATGAAGTTCCACAAAGCCATACTCAACGGTCTGGCCGCCAAGGGTATAAAGAAGCCAACACCAATCCAAATACAGGGTCTACCAACAGTGCTGGCTGGCCGTGATCTCATTGGCATTGCGTTTACTGGCTCTGGAAAGACATTGGTCTTCGTGCTGCCCGTCGTCATGTTTGCGCTGGAACAAGAGTATAAGCTGCCATTTGAGCGCAACGAGGGTCCATATGGCCTCATCATATGTCCATCTCGTGAGTTGGCCAAACAAACGCACGAGATCATCCAGCACTACAGTAAGCACCTGCAGATGTGCGGCATGCCAGAGATACGTTCCTGCCTTGCAATGGGAGGACTGCCTGTCAGCGAAGCCCTAGATGTCATATCGCGAGGCGTGCACATTGTTGTGGCAACCCCGGGAAGACTTATGGATATGTTggataagaaaatattaacgCTAGACATGTGCAGATATCTGTGTATGGACGAGGCAGATCGGATGATAGATATGGGCTTTGAGGAGGATGTGCGAACAATATTCTCCTTCTTCAAGGGACAGCGTCAAACGTTGCTCTTCTCAGCCACTATGCCCAAGAAGATTCAGAACTTTGCACGCTCAGCGTTGGTCAAGCCAGTGACCATTAATGTGGGTCGAGCCGGTGCTGCCTCAATGAATGTTACACAGCAAGTGGAGTATGTGAAACAGGAGGCTAAAGTGGTTTATCTGCTAGACGTTTTACAGAAAACTGCACCGCCTGTGCTGATATTTGCGGAAAAGAAGCAGGATGTGGACTGTATACACGAGTACCTGCTGCTCAAGGGTGTCGAGGCGGTGGCGATACACGGCGGCAAGGATCAAGAGGAGCGATCGCGTGCCGTTGACGCGTATCGCAAAGGCGAAAAGGATGTATTGGTTGCGACGGACGTTGCCTCCAAGGGTCTCGACTTTCCAAATGTGCAGCATGTCATCAACTATGACATGCCCGATGACATTGAAAACTATGTGCATCGTATTGGTCGTACGGGTCGTTCGAATACTAAAGGATTAGCCACCACCCTGATAAACAAAATCACAGAACAGTCTGTACTGTTGGATCTGAAGCACTTGCTCCTCGAGGCCAAGCAGGAGGTGCCCGAGTTTCTGGACGAATTGGCGCCCGAGGCGGAGCACCAACACTTGGATCTGGGAGATTCGCATGGCTGCAGCTACTGTGGTGGCCTGGGCCATCGGATCACCGAATGTCCCAAGCTCGAGGCAGTGCAAAGCAAGCAGGCCTCGAACATTGGACGTCGTGACTATCTATCTAACACAGCCGCCGATTACTAA
- the LOC117791128 gene encoding pre-mRNA-splicing factor RBM22, producing MSMSKTTNTYNRQNWEDAEFPILCQTCLGDNPYVRMIKERFGKECKICTRPFTIFRWCPGARMRFKKTEVCQTCARLKNVCQTCLLDLEFGLPIQVRDAALKVADNMPQSDVNKEYYIQNIDAQLQDGDGTEAAGAVGRSLAANEMLSKLARTAPYYKRNRPHICSFWVKGECKRGEECPYRHDKPNEPDDPLCEQNIKDRYYGRNDPVAEKIMKRAASLPTLDPPEDRNITTLYVGNLPEEITEPEIRDQFYQYGEIRSIALVPRQQCSFVQYTKRSAAELAAERTFNKLVIHGRKVSIKWAHSQAKQGTAAKTDRRFDVAGIPPPSAKPNDYFNLRQEQINVMPAGMKLHQLPSNLVPASAYQMYAQPTYAAPYSGLGVASTSTAASGSAASGTSGVNLDSIPPPPGQMPYPSQDASRMGALKK from the coding sequence ATGTCTATGTCCAAGACGACAAATACGTATAATCGTCAAAACTGGGAGGATGCCGAGTTCCCTATTCTCTGCCAAACCTGCTTGGGCGACAATCCGTATGTGCGCATGATAAAAGAACGTTTTGGCAAAGAATGTAAGATTTGCACTCGGCCATTTACCATATTTCGTTGGTGTCCGGGAGCGCGGATGCGTTTCAAAAAGACTGAAGTCTGTCAGACCTGTGCACGCTTGAAGAACGTGTGTCAGACTTGCCTGTTGGATCTGGAGTTTGGTCTGCCCATCCAAGTGCGCGACGCAGCATTGAAAGTGGCTGACAATATGCCACAAAGTGATGTCAACAAGGAGTACTACATTCAGAACATTGACGCTCAGCTTCAGGACGGAGACGGAACTGAGGCGGCTGGAGCAGTGGGTCGCTCCTTGGCGGCAAATGAAATGCTGTCCAAGTTGGCCCGCACTGCACCGTACTATAAGCGGAACAGGCCGCACATCTGCTCGTTCTGGGTAAAGGGCGAGTGTAAACGTGGCGAAGAGTGTCCGTATCGGCACGACAAGCCCAACGAGCCCGATGATCCGCTCTGTGAGCAGAATATTAAGGATCGTTACTATGGCCGCAACGATCCGGTCGCCGAGAAAATAATGAAACGTGCTGCCTCGTTGCCCACACTGGACCCGCCTGAGGATCGAAATATAACGACACTGTATGTGGGTAATCTTCCCGAAGAGATCACTGAGCCGGAAATACGTGATCAGTTCTACCAATACGGCGAGATTCGTTCCATAGCTCTGGTGCCGCGTCAGCAATGCTCCTTTGTGCAGTATACAAAACGGAGTGCTGCTGAGCTGGCCGCCGAGCGAACCTTTAACAAGCTTGTGATTCACGGTCGCAAGGTAAGCATCAAGTGGGCACATTCGCAAGCCAAACAGGGAACTGCAGCCAAAACGGACAGACGATTCGACGTCGCTGGTATTCCACCGCCGAGTGCCAAGCCAAATGATTACTTTAATCTGCGCCAAGAGCAAATCAATGTTATGCCTGCAGGAATGAAACTTCATCAGCTGCCCTCCAATCTGGTGCCTGCATCGGCCTATCAAATGTACGCACAGCCAACCTATGCGGCGCCCTACAGCGGTCTCGGAGTGGCCAGCACAAGTACAGCTGCATCAGGTTCAGCGGCCTCAGGTACCTCCGGTGTGAATCTCGATTCCATTCCACCGCCGCCCGGGCAAATGCCATATCCCAGCCAGGATGCTAGTCGCATGGGTGctctgaaaaaataa
- the LOC117790146 gene encoding ubiquitin thioesterase trabid yields MCDTSDKAQKWKCEICTYENYPSSLKCTMCQASKPLLNEDIFRLSPAQNTPPTIHDNYIAEEAAAGLPVEPTSTCFAQQPQPQQAQQQPQQQPQQQQPRQSNVADSEKWACKVCTYLNWPRSLRCVQCCTKRGGAAMEYAGMSAITADKDSNDCVDRAGEALQALRISGSDTELNARGGCQADSTESSNRQLIGAAASNSNRRNLSPSIDQQICSNSTHLNNLANTSHSQQQQQQLTNQHQQQQNTSSSGALQQKHCFVAKWACNSCTYENWPKSLKCSMCGKTREICGSGSQGDLHACASSISGSTKQLNLQEEQQQQQQNADTVSVNNSFNKKHIYQLGSSETINNCDTLQERQERRQRQIRRQVDWQWLNACLGVVENNYSAVEAYLSCGGNPARSLTSNEIAALNRNSAFDVGHTLIHLAIRFHREEMLPMLLAQISGSGPGIKRVPSYVAPDLAADIRRHFSNTLRIRKSGLPCHYVQKHATFALPSEIEELPIPIQEQLYDELLDRDAQKQLEMPPPALNWSLEITARLSSRLLVLWNRSAGDCLLDSAMQATWGVFDRDNILRRALADTLHQCGHVFFTRWKEYEMLQASMLHFTLEDSQWEEDWSTLLSLASQPGSSLEQLHIFALAHILRRPIIVYGVKYVKSFRGEDIGYARFEGVYLPLFWEQNFCTKSPIALGYTRGHFSALVPMEPFSRIDGRRDDAEDVTYLPLMDCELKLLPIHFLSQSEVGNEETMMRQWLDVCVTDGGLLVAQQKLSKRPLLVAQMLEEWLNHYRRIAQVITAPFVRRPHITHYSSDGDSDEE; encoded by the exons ATGTGCGATACCAGCGACAAGGCGCAGAAATGGAAATGTGAAATTTGCACCTATGAGAACTATCCATCCTCACTAAAATGCACAATGTGCCAGGCGTCCAAGCCGTTGCTGAACGAGGATATCTTTCG tcTGAGTCCAGCGCAGAACACGCCACCAACAATACACGACAACTACATTGCAGAGGAGGCGGCAGCTGGTCTGCCCGTCGAGCCAACATCAACGTGCTTTGCCCAGCAACCGCAACCGCAACAagcacagcaacagccacaacagcaaccgcaacagcaacagccaagACAGAGCAATGTAGCTGACAGCGAGAAATGGGCCTGTAAGGTCTGCACCTATCTGAATTGGCCGCGCAGCCTGCGTTGCGTTCAGTGCTGCACCAAACGTGGTGGCGCAGCCATGGAGTATGCTGGCATGTCAGCGATAACTGCCGATAAGGATTCCAACGACTGCGTGGATCGAGCTGGCGAGGCGCTGCAGGCATTGCGAATCAGTGGCTCCGACACTGAGCTTAATGCTCGTGGCGGTTGCCAAGCTGATTCAACTGAGAGCAGTAATCGGCAGCTTATTGGCGCAGCTGCTTCCAACTCGAATCGACGCAACCTCAGTCCGAGCATTGATCAGCAAATCTGCAGTAATTCCACACATCTCAATAATCTAGCAAACACATCTCacagccagcagcagcagcaacagctgactaatcaacaccaacagcagcagaacaCTTCATCGTCCGGAGCGCTGCAGCAGAAGCACTGCTTTGTGGCCAAATGGGCCTGCAAC TCTTGCACGTACGAAAACTGGCCGAAAAGCCTGAAGTGCTCTATGTGTGGCAAGACTCGAGAGATTTGCGGATCAGGATCGCAGGGAGATTTGCATGCCTGCGCCAGCAGCATATCGGGCAGCACCAAACAGTTGAACCTGCaggaggagcagcaacagcagcagcagaacgCGGACACTGTCAGTGTGAACAACTCGTTCAACAAGAAGCATATTTATCAACTAG gTTCCTCGGAAACCATTAACAACTGTGATACGCTGCAGGAACGTCAGGAGCGTCGTCAGCGTCAGATCAGGCGGCAAGTCGACTGGCAATGGTTGAACGCCTGCCTGGGCGTGGTGGAGAATAACTACAGTGCCGTGGAGGCTTATTTGTCATGTGGGGGTAATCCGGCGCGTTCGTTGACCAGCAATGAAATTGCAGCACTAAATCGTAACTCGGCCTTCGATGTGGGCCACACGCTCATCCACTTGGCAATACGTTTTCATCGCGAAGAGATGCTACCAATGCTATTGGCACAGATCTCTGGCTCTGGTCCGGGCATTAAGCGCGTTCCCTCATATGTGGCTCCCGATTTGGCAGCGGATATACGTCGTCATTTTTCTAATACACTGCGCATACGGAAATCCGGCCTACCCTGTCACTATGTGCAGAAACATGCAACTTTTGCGCTGCCCTCGGAAATAGAGGAGCTGCCGATACCCATCCAGGAGCAATTGTACGATGAGCTGTTGGATCGTGATGCACAGAAACAGCTGGAAATGCCACCGCCGGCCCTTAACTGGTCGCTGGAGATTACGGCACGTCTAAGCTCTCGTCTTCTTGTGCTGTGGAATCGCAGTGCTGGCGATTGCCTGCTGGATTCAGCTATGCAAGCCACTTGGGGAGTGTTTGATCGTGACAACATCCTAAGGCGTGCTCTGGCCGATACTTTGCATCAGTGCGGACATGT tttctttacACGTTGGAAGGAATATGAAATGCTGCAAGCGTCTATGTTACACTTTACACTGGAGGATTCACAGTGGGAGGAGGACTGGAGCACACTGTTATCTTTAGCAAGTCAACCGGGTTCCTCCTTAGAGCAGTTGCACATTTTTGCTTTGGCCCACATACTACGACGTCCAATCATCGTCTATGGCGTCAAATACGTAAAGAGCTTTCGGGGCGAGGACATTGGCTATGCCCGATTTGAAG GCGTCTATCTACCTTTATTCTGGGAACAAAACTTTTGCACCAAATCACCCATTGCGCTGGGCTATACAAGGGGTCACTTCAGCGCTTTAGTACCCATGGAACCATTCTCGCGCATTGATGGCCGACGGGATGATGCCGAGGACGTAACCTATCTACCACTGATGGACTGCGAGTTGAAACTTTTGCCCATACACTTCCTTTCGCAGTCCgag GTGGGTAACGAGGAGACCATGATGAGGCAGTGGTTGGATGTCTGTGTCACCGATGGAGGTCTGCTGGTGGCCCagcaaaagctgtctaagcGCCCACTTCTCGTAGCACAAATGCTGGAGGAGTGGCTAAACCATTATAGACGCATTGC ACAAGTGATAACAGCGCCATTTGTACGTCGACCACATATTACCCATTATTCGAGTGATGGTGACTCGGATGAGGAGTAG
- the LOC117791127 gene encoding protein VAC14 homolog, translating to MEPPYAPLSESCAKALGDKVYDKRKVASQEIEKMVIEFNNKNNAGQIRKLIEVLSNDYATSRDANRRKGALIGLAATGLGLGKDSDKYVNELVTPIMNLLSDPDLRVRYFACESLYNVVKVARSAIIPFFPEMFAALSRLVTDSDQMVKDGSELLDRLLKDIVTESYETFNLEAFIPLLRERMYVKNAFTRQYVISWISILNAVPDINMVNYLTEILDGLFVMLEDNTPEIQRMCENTISQFLKSIRNDSSSVRMEDTINTLITHAQSLNELIKSIAISWIREFVQIFGPNVLPYASGIFTAILPCLEYNVESKRSIKECAVSVNNSMMQLVSSKELKTQNVAKIDLRSIMEVLSQYLTHNSMHTKIAVLKWIHHLFTNFPNEMSVHASNLNNNLLLTLADNSDEVVLQSLCVLAEIINSQDTKDLDDFNKTHYRKFLLSLLTLFSEEKLILENRASLIIRQLCVLLNAEYIYRTFAEIIAEEILSLKFASTVVRLLNIILLTSTELFELRTSLRDISNEKSADLFQCLYKSWVHCPVSTLSLCLLAQSYQHVSELVILFADVEITLELLGELDKLVQLIESPIFAALRLTLVSKSNNCADAQYLAHALFGILMLLPQTEAFDTLRNRLQCVPNYWGQQSIDERNSLEYKSGIDFVALRTHFIQRQKAQREQRIIQRKRSVILPDSN from the exons atggaGCCGCCCTATGCGCCTTTAAGTGAGTCCTGTGCCAAGGCGCTGGGCGACAAGGTGTACGACAAAAGGAAAGTCGCCTCACAGGAGATTGAaaa AATGGTTATCGagtttaacaataaaaacaatgctGGGCAAATAAGGAAACTAATTGAGGTGTTGTCCAATGATTATGCCACATCACGCGATGCAAATCGCCGTAAAGGTGCTCTCATCGGCCTGGCTGCTACGGGTTTGGGGCTGGGCAAG GATTCCGATAAATATGTCAATGAGCTGGTGACGCCCATTATGAATCTCCTCTCCGATCCGGACTTACGTGTGCGCTACTTTGCCTGTGAATCTCTTTATAATGTTGTTAAGGTGGCACGATCGGCTATCATACCATTCTTTCCGGAAATGTTTGCTGCTCTCTCCCGACTTGTCACCGATTCCGATCAGATGGTGAAAGACGGCAGCGAATTGTTGGATCGCCTGCTAAAG GACATTGTTACGGAATCTTATGAGACCTTCAACCTGGAGGCATTTATACCTCTGCTCCGGGAGCGTATGTACGTGAAGAACGCGTTTACGCGTCAATATGTCATCTCATGGATATCCATTTTGAATGCTGTGCCTGATATCAACATGGTCAACTATCTGACCGAAATTCTAGATGGTCTGTTTGTTATGCTCGAGGATAATACGCCCGAGATCCAGCGCATGTGTGAGAATACAATTAGCCAGTTTTTAAAGTCCATACGGAACGATTCCTCCTCGGTACGGATGGAGGACACCATCAACACGCTTATCACGCATGCACAGTCGCTCAACGAGCTTATCAAATCCATTGCTATTTCCTGGATACGGGAATTCGTGCAAATATTTGGTCCAAATGTTTTGCCGTACGCCAGCGGAATATTCACAGCTATTTTGCCCTGCCTGGAGTACAATGTAGAGTCCAAGCGCA GCATTAAGGAATGCGCTGTCTCCGTGAATAACTCAATGATGCAGCTTGTCTCATCAAAGGAACTTAAGACGCAAAATGTGGCCAAAATAGATTTGCGTTCAATCATGGAGGTGCTTTCCCAGTATCTCACACACAACTCGATGCACACGAAGATCGCTGTGCTCAAATGGATTCATCATCTCTTTACCAACTTCCCCAATGAAATGTCAGTGCATGccagcaatttaaataataatctaCTGTTAACACTCGCTGATAACTCTGATGAGGTCGTCCTACAAAGTCTTTGCGTGCTGGCTGAAATAATCAACTCACAGGATACAAAAG ATCTCGATGACTTTAACAAGACGCATTATCGTAAGTTTCTGCTGAGCTTACTGACTCTATTTAGCGAAGAAAAACTGATATTGGAAAACAGAGCTAGCCTCATTATAAG GCAACTTTGTGTATTGCTTAATGCCGAGTACATTTATCGCACATTTGCTGAGATCATAGCCGAAGAAATCTTAAGCTTGAAGTTTGCCTCGACAGTCGTACGTTTGCTAAACATTATTCTGCTTACCTCAACGGAACTGTTTGAATTGCGCACCAGCTTACGGGATATTTCTAATGAAAAGTCGGCCGATTTATTTCAGTGCCTTTATAAGAGTTGGGTTCACTGTCCAGTATCCACGCTATCCTTGTGTTTACTAGCCCAAAGCTATCAACATGTCTCCGAGCTGGTCATTCTATT CGCTGATGTTGAAATAACTCTGGAACTACTTGGCGAATTGGATAAGTTGGTTCAGCTTATAGAATCACCCATATTTGCTGCCTTGCGCTTAACGTTAGTGTCAAAGTCGAACAATTGTGCTGATGCTCAGTATTTGGCCCACGCTCTCTTTGGAATTCTTATGCTTCTGCCACAAACGGAAGCCTTTGATACACTTAGAAATCGCCTGCAATGTGTGCCCAACTATTGGGGACAACAGTCCAT tgatGAACGCAACTCTCTGGAATACAAGAGCGGCATTGATTTTGTAGCACTTCGCACACATTTTATCCAGCGACAAAAAGCCCAACGGGAGCAGCGAATAATTCAGCGTAAACGTAGTGTGATTCTGCCGGACAGtaattaa
- the LOC117790147 gene encoding protein dalmatian, which translates to MVKEIQRRLRMLPRTSKIKSSGNTNTFRIRKCVVKIKRVKLQLNNTASKKTATPYSARRCRVLINDINKTPLNSQSSRAIPNTVTNHICDESAFEPDRNSTMYLSTKPTAASTTPCKVRVRRIGTVQPAMKQSAGKTDVQIPVDKQNATSKPEHRFFHRDQPPTRTRSSVTRNVYDFLSESQIDDNALNQRKDPAADIIKQMIEEGRACAITRKMGKNCKRRIRKKVRPVGRRKQLSLKNKTETDQAELPPYIDRPLSPIYDPEIDSDDDNNGNHAEEAVVIEVPVQVHGTPAPQQNMSPNPHRTLLEGNYSPLARSLLQNQTKAQNPQYSIERRRELLNVARKYYSTPLNRKSTTATDNSTTALSTTHQSNNRSPVVLSPSGGSSPWRVPDEVSMPNTFVFGFNTSQLPSYSSDHMRRSHVYVPDDPPPVTEPVQNYNESISPATDDQSIANDSNGENVPPPTEGFGSPANHCFEKTVTSIPVSGQENENEENFVQLPNPRRTLQQRTPLKDINILDVVILPSWKNKLQLPKTPRKENSARNHVHFEDSLENIVHQSPQPQVSSHIGRKQQSPRNLFGFEEFLTEDEQENRRSVSVNQDITLYEKLQRLKGLRPTERELPHVSKAAMRYDFDDLNARTPKQRNIKEMLCSTMVATPPPALNVNESTDLFKDMDPEVTFDEKKPRRTYVRERPKRKRKRVHVLFVESDSSGSEDNEQDSNDKSADSPGKAVPVKKRIRRDVEHETKIKQFITSFNHECEEVDKYSLIVE; encoded by the exons ATGGTTAAAGAAATCCAAAGAAGACTAAGAATGTTGCCTCGCAccagtaaaattaaaagttcagGGAATACAAACACATTTCGAATTCGAAAGTGCgttgttaaaattaaacgcGTCAAACTACAGTTGAATAACACTGCGTCAAAGAAAACTGCTACTCCGTATAGCGCTCGAAGATGTAGAGTGCTTATAAacgatattaataaaacaccCTTAAATTCGCAATCATCAAGAGCTATTCCGAACACAGTCACAAACCACATTTGCGATGAAAGCGCATTTGAGCCAGATCGCAATTCTACCATGTACCTTTCCACGAAGCCTACAG CTGCCTCCACAACACCCTGCAAAGTTCGTGTGAGGCGAATAGGAACTGTGCAGCCTGCGATGAAACAAAGTGCGGGGAAAACCGATGTGCAGATTCCAGTCGATAAGCAAAATGCAACGTCAAAACCAGAGCATCGTTTTTTTCACAGGGATCAGCCACCGACAAGAACCCGGTCTTCGGTTACACGCAACGTCTATGACTTTCTGTCAGAGTCACAGATCGACGACAACGCTTTGAACCAGCGCAAGGATCCAGCGGCTGACATAATCAAACAGATGATCGAGGAAGGCAGGGCCTGTGCGATCACACGGAAGATGGGAAAGAACTGTAAAAGACGTATACGGAAGAAGGTGCGGCCTGTTGGTAGAAGAAAACAACTTTCTCTCAAGAATAAAACTGAGACGGATCAAGCTGAGCTGCCGCCTTACATCGATCGGCCACTTTCGCCGATATACGATCCCGAAATAGATTCcgatgatgataataatggTAATCATGCAGAGGAGGCTGTAGTCATTGAAGTGCCAGTTCAGGTACATGGAACACCAGCACCACAACAGAATATGTCACCAAATCCACACCGGACTCTGTTGGAGGGTAACTACAGTCCTCTAGCACGCTCGTTGCTGCAAAATCAGACAAAAGCACAGAATCCTCAGTATTCCATAGAAAGACGACGAGAGCTTCTGAACGTGGCAAGAAAATACTACAGTACTCCGTTGAATCGTAAAAGTACCACAGCAACGGATAATTCAACGACAGCTTTGTCTACAACGCATCAGTCTAACAACAGATCACCAGTTGTTCTTAGTCCAAGTGGAGGCTCTTCACCTTGGCGTGTGCCCGACGAGGTGTCCATGCCTAATACCTTTGTGTTTGGTTTCAACACATCACAATTGCCTTCTTATTCCAGTGACCATATGCGGCGTAGCCATGTCTACGTGCCTGATGATCCACCTCCAGTGACAGAGCCAGTCCAAAACTATAACGAGTCTATTTCTCCAGCAACGGATGATCAAAGTATTGCCAATGACTCGAATGGCGAGAATGTACCGCCGCCCACGGAAGGATTTGGCTCACCAGCTAATCATTGTTTCGAAAAGACGGTTACGTCAATCCCAGTAAGCGGACAGGAAAATGAGAATGAAGAGAACTTTGTGCAATTACCGAATCCTCGACGTACGCTTCAACAGCGCACTCCTTTGaaagatattaatatattGGATGTAGTCATACTGCCTTCGTGGAAGAACAAATTACAACTTCCCAAGACGCCCAGAAAAGAAAATTCGGCTAGAAACCATGTTCATTTTGAGGATTCCCTTGAAAATATAGTTCATCAAAGTCCGCAACCTCAAGTGAGCTCACACATTGGCAGAAAACAGCAATCACCTCGAAATCTCTTCGGGTTCGAAGAGTTCCTTACCGAAGACGAGCAGGAAAATAGAAGAAGTGTCTCTGTAAACCAAGATATTACGTTGTACGAGAAGCTGCAGCGGCTGAAAGGATTGCGTCCAACAGAAAGGGAGTTGCCACATGTATCCAAGGCAGCTATGCGCTATGACTTCGATGATCTAAATGCACGAACACCCAAACAGCGCAACATCAAGGAGATGCTGTGTTCCACAATGGTTGCAACGCCGCCTCCAGCGCTGAATGTCAATGAATCAACAGACTTATTTAAGGACATGGACCCAGAAGTAACATTTGATGAAAAG AAACCAAGACGCACATACGTTCGTGAACGACCTAAGAGAAAGCGCAAACGTGTCCATGTATTGTTTGTCGAAAGTGATTCATCAGGGAGCGAGGATAACGAGCAGGACTCCAATGACAAGAGTGCCGATTCCCCAGGGAAAGCGGTGCCAGTAAAGAAACGTATACGCAGAGATGTGGAGCATGAGACTAAAATTAAGCAGTTCATCACCAGTTTCAACCATGAATGTGAAGAGGTGGATAAATATTCACTAATCGTCGAATAA